A single genomic interval of Pyrobaculum arsenaticum DSM 13514 harbors:
- a CDS encoding 60S ribosomal export protein NMD3 yields the protein MARVYCPHCGRLVDKLIEGMCEDCYIEKYPLITVKDKTLLKCKYCGAVYLRGKWVRARKTGTEELVKRILAEKATVRGIVEKIDVQEIGNKLHLHVTVKGSPHPLIAERALAYQIEFSYDNDICIDCREMLSKREFALLQVRGTPRGLDDAMKKKIFQIVEQELYKLKDKRIGYISDIKNTENGVDIYTTSAGLARHLAYVIHKHFPSQIVETAKNIGVKDGRRLYHMTYAVIIITYKPGDIIVLKGERKSTISINNKFIVLYSIETKKYEQITIRELLSSKPLLIGNS from the coding sequence GTGGCTAGAGTCTACTGCCCTCATTGTGGACGACTGGTTGATAAGCTAATTGAAGGAATGTGCGAAGATTGTTATATCGAGAAGTACCCTCTTATAACAGTAAAAGATAAGACACTGCTGAAGTGTAAGTACTGTGGCGCGGTGTATCTTAGAGGCAAGTGGGTGAGAGCACGAAAAACAGGCACGGAGGAATTGGTCAAAAGAATACTAGCCGAGAAGGCCACAGTGCGGGGAATAGTGGAAAAAATTGACGTACAAGAGATAGGTAATAAACTACATCTACACGTAACGGTGAAGGGGTCGCCTCATCCCCTAATAGCTGAGAGGGCGCTGGCTTACCAAATCGAGTTTAGCTACGACAACGATATCTGTATAGACTGTAGAGAGATGCTAAGCAAGAGAGAGTTTGCCTTGCTTCAAGTGAGGGGAACGCCGCGTGGGCTTGATGATGCTATGAAGAAAAAAATTTTCCAAATAGTTGAACAAGAGTTGTATAAACTTAAAGATAAGAGAATTGGATATATTAGCGATATAAAAAACACTGAAAATGGAGTAGATATATATACAACAAGTGCCGGTCTTGCAAGACATTTGGCATATGTAATTCATAAGCATTTTCCCAGCCAAATAGTAGAAACAGCCAAAAATATTGGAGTGAAGGATGGCAGGAGGTTGTACCACATGACATATGCTGTTATTATTATTACATATAAACCAGGAGATATAATAGTACTAAAAGGAGAAAGAAAAAGCACAATTAGTATTAATAATAAATTTATTGTTTTATATTCAATTGAAACAAAAAAATACGAACAGATAACTATTAGAGAATTGCTTAGTTCAAAACCGTTGTTGATTGGTAATTCCTAG
- a CDS encoding GNAT family N-acetyltransferase encodes MYPTVVIRTATKEDLDPAVSLVVRLKRLNAEFDPMLQVTPEIEQVTKQYLEEALNNPSSVLLVAVEGNKVIGVLKGDVEDRKFYKPRYVGVIKEFYILPEYRRKGLGKRLMAEGIDQLRKKGAEVIMASFPALNDIAINFYKKMGFRPVEYIFAKEV; translated from the coding sequence ATGTACCCAACTGTAGTAATTAGAACCGCAACAAAAGAAGATCTTGACCCCGCAGTTTCTCTAGTAGTGCGATTAAAGCGACTAAACGCCGAATTCGATCCCATGCTACAAGTCACGCCCGAAATCGAGCAAGTAACTAAGCAATATCTCGAAGAAGCCTTAAACAATCCATCTTCTGTTCTTTTAGTTGCCGTAGAAGGCAACAAAGTGATCGGGGTACTAAAAGGCGACGTTGAAGATAGGAAATTCTACAAGCCGAGGTATGTAGGGGTAATTAAGGAATTTTACATACTGCCGGAATATAGGCGAAAGGGCCTAGGTAAAAGGCTGATGGCCGAGGGAATTGACCAACTAAGGAAGAAAGGAGCAGAGGTAATTATGGCCTCTTTCCCAGCTCTTAACGACATCGCTATAAACTTTTACAAAAAGATGGGGTTCAGGCCTGTTGAGTATATATTTGCAAAAGAGGTTTAA